One window of Methanobacterium alkalithermotolerans genomic DNA carries:
- a CDS encoding heavy metal translocating P-type ATPase, with protein MKSEKNEPEKPPEKHHTPHPNEKDHTHHSIKEKKHKESHHNHSVNHVSSQEPVSPHSSHHGHMMEDYKKRFVVSVILTFPVFLLSPMIQEAIGIGDFISFPGDEYVFFILASLVFVYGGYPFIKGFIKESKNKRPGMMTLIAVAIIVSYTYSTAVIFGLQGMDLFPELVILIDIMLLGHWIEMRSIQGASKALEKLAKLLPKKAHLITEEGKIKNVPLESLQINDKIVVKPGEKIPADGKIIAGKSFVNEALLTGESTPLDKTVGDEVIGGSINGEGSIDIQIEKTGKDSFLSQVIDLVNQAQERKSHTQDLTDRAGLWLTIIALGSGAITIMVWFGIFNMNLAFSLERTVTVMVTACPHALGLAIPLVIAVSTSISAKNGFLIKNRSNFEDSKDIDAVIFDKTGTLTRGELGVSDIYSLNSEYDEGDLLKYAASLESKSEHPIAQGIVSAVEETFKVEEFESHPGKGISGIVDSKKIEVVSPGFIKERGIDPEDEKVLNLFSQGKTVVFILIDEELAGCIALADVIREESPETIKQLQNKGIKCIMLTGDTEGVARWVSDELKLDEYFFQVLPKEKAEKVKEIQDRGFKVAMTGDGVNDAPALAQADVGIAIGAGTDVAMETADIILVRSNPLDVVALLELSSATYRKMWENLLWASGYNAFAIPLAAGVLYYQGIILSPAMGAILMSLSTVIVALNAQLFKFNPPQLRKGNKK; from the coding sequence ATGAAATCTGAAAAAAATGAACCTGAAAAACCTCCTGAAAAGCATCATACTCCCCACCCGAATGAAAAGGACCATACTCATCATTCTATAAAAGAAAAAAAGCATAAAGAGTCCCACCATAACCATAGCGTTAATCATGTTTCCTCACAAGAACCTGTATCACCACACAGCTCTCATCACGGACATATGATGGAGGATTATAAGAAAAGATTCGTGGTATCGGTGATACTGACATTTCCTGTATTTTTATTATCCCCCATGATCCAAGAAGCAATAGGTATAGGGGATTTTATTAGTTTTCCTGGCGATGAATATGTTTTTTTCATTTTAGCCTCTTTAGTATTTGTTTACGGTGGTTATCCTTTTATCAAAGGTTTTATTAAAGAATCAAAAAACAAAAGACCAGGGATGATGACCCTGATTGCCGTGGCAATAATTGTCTCCTATACTTACAGTACCGCGGTTATTTTTGGACTTCAGGGGATGGATCTGTTTCCAGAACTGGTAATATTAATAGATATCATGCTTCTGGGTCACTGGATTGAGATGAGATCTATCCAGGGTGCATCAAAAGCTCTTGAAAAATTAGCGAAACTATTGCCCAAAAAAGCCCACCTCATTACAGAAGAGGGAAAAATAAAGAACGTTCCTCTAGAATCTCTCCAGATTAATGATAAAATAGTGGTTAAACCTGGTGAAAAAATCCCGGCTGATGGAAAAATTATAGCCGGTAAAAGTTTCGTAAATGAGGCTTTACTTACTGGAGAATCCACTCCTTTAGATAAAACAGTTGGTGATGAAGTTATTGGTGGATCCATAAATGGTGAAGGTTCTATTGACATTCAAATAGAAAAAACTGGTAAAGATTCTTTTTTGTCTCAGGTTATTGATCTGGTTAATCAGGCCCAGGAAAGAAAATCGCATACTCAAGATTTAACTGATCGGGCGGGTTTATGGCTTACCATTATTGCCTTAGGATCAGGAGCCATTACTATAATGGTCTGGTTTGGTATTTTCAATATGAACCTGGCCTTTTCTTTAGAAAGAACGGTGACCGTAATGGTAACTGCCTGTCCGCATGCCCTGGGATTAGCCATACCTCTGGTAATAGCTGTTTCTACATCAATATCTGCCAAAAATGGATTTTTGATTAAAAATAGAAGTAATTTTGAAGATTCAAAGGATATTGATGCGGTCATATTTGATAAAACTGGTACTCTAACCAGGGGAGAACTGGGAGTAAGTGATATTTATTCACTTAACAGCGAATATGATGAAGGAGACCTTTTAAAGTATGCTGCTTCTCTAGAATCTAAATCAGAACATCCCATAGCCCAGGGTATTGTATCAGCTGTGGAAGAGACTTTTAAGGTAGAAGAATTTGAATCCCATCCCGGAAAAGGAATTTCAGGGATAGTGGATTCAAAAAAAATAGAAGTAGTTAGTCCTGGCTTTATTAAAGAAAGAGGAATAGATCCAGAAGATGAAAAAGTCTTAAATCTTTTTTCTCAGGGAAAAACTGTGGTTTTCATATTGATTGATGAAGAACTGGCAGGTTGCATTGCCCTGGCAGATGTTATTAGAGAAGAATCCCCAGAGACCATAAAGCAACTTCAAAATAAAGGAATAAAATGTATAATGCTTACTGGTGATACCGAAGGTGTGGCTCGATGGGTTAGTGATGAATTAAAATTAGATGAATACTTCTTCCAGGTTCTTCCTAAAGAAAAAGCAGAAAAGGTAAAAGAAATTCAAGATAGGGGATTTAAAGTGGCTATGACTGGAGATGGGGTTAACGATGCCCCTGCACTGGCCCAGGCAGATGTGGGAATAGCCATTGGAGCAGGTACAGATGTGGCCATGGAAACGGCAGATATTATTCTGGTAAGGAGTAATCCCCTGGATGTGGTGGCCCTATTAGAACTTTCCTCTGCCACCTATCGTAAGATGTGGGAAAATCTCTTGTGGGCCAGTGGCTACAATGCCTTTGCCATACCCCTGGCAGCAGGAGTGCTTTATTATCAGGGTATAATCCTTAGCCCGGCCATGGGCGCCATTTTAATGTCTCTGAGTACGGTTATTGTTGCCTTAAATGCCCAGTTATTCAAATTCAATCCCCCGCAGTTACGAAAAGGAAATAAGAAATAA
- the rbr gene encoding rubrerythrin, with protein MEKTLENLTKAFIGESQARNRYTFYSKIAKKEGFPQISELFLKTADNEREHAKWLLRLINELKKESGKPIDSIIVEAEAPTTLGTTTDNLKAAIEGEHYENTEMYPEFAEVAEEEGYKEIAKRLRAISKAEEHHEDRYIKLLEIVESGTAFEKTEEVTWICQKCAYTHQGTTPPEECPSCDHPTKYFEILCEEY; from the coding sequence ATGGAAAAAACTCTGGAAAATTTAACCAAAGCCTTTATTGGAGAAAGCCAAGCTAGAAACAGGTATACTTTTTATTCTAAAATTGCTAAAAAAGAAGGATTTCCTCAAATTTCGGAGCTATTTCTTAAGACTGCAGATAATGAAAGAGAACATGCCAAATGGTTGTTACGTTTAATTAACGAGCTTAAAAAAGAATCAGGAAAACCTATAGATTCTATTATTGTGGAAGCAGAAGCACCAACCACTTTAGGCACTACTACTGATAACCTTAAAGCTGCCATTGAAGGGGAACATTATGAAAATACCGAGATGTATCCCGAATTTGCAGAAGTTGCAGAAGAAGAAGGATATAAAGAAATTGCAAAACGTTTAAGAGCCATTTCTAAAGCAGAAGAACACCACGAAGATAGATATATAAAATTACTGGAAATAGTGGAATCAGGTACTGCTTTTGAAAAAACAGAAGAAGTAACCTGGATATGTCAAAAATGTGCTTATACTCACCAGGGAACAACTCCCCCAGAAGAATGTCCTTCCTGTGATCATCCTACCAAATACTTTGAAATTCTTTGTGAAGAATATTAA